The sequence TCCGATATCCGCCGCTACCGGATCGTGCTCGGCGAGCGCATCTCCAGCCTCCCGCACGTCGCCAGCACCTCGACCTTCGTCGTGATGGAGACGATCCGCGACAGCAGCGACTAGGCCGGACTGCGGTGGTCTAGCAATTACCCGCTGCGTCGTCCGTTATCGTGTTGGGTGCTCCCCAATCGACGGTGATGGTGGCCCCGAGAGGATTCGAACCTCCGACCTCTCGATTAGGAATCGCTTGCTCTATCCTGCTGAGCTACGGGGCCACGCCGCTGCTGGTAGTGGGCGGCATCCGAGGGGTCAATCGCGCTTCAGTTGCTCGCTTCCGGCGGCACAACCGGCAATGGCAGCGGTGCGACGGGCACGCCTTCGTCGATCAGCGCCCTCGCCTCATCCGCCGTCGCCTGGCCGTGAATCTGCGCCACGGGCACCTCCCCCAGATGCATCGAGCGGGCCTTGTCGGCAAAGGCGGTGCCGACCCAGGTGGAATTCTCCAGCGCCTTGCCCTGCGCCGCGGCGAGCGCGGCCATCGCCGCCTTCATCGCCTCGGGCGGGATCGCCGCGCCCTGATTGCCCTTGGCGGCGACATTGGGCGCCATCACCGCCTTATCGACTTCGCCGCTGCCGCAGACCGGGCACGCCACCAGCCCGCTGGCCTTCTGCTCGGCGAATGCCGCGCTCGATCCGAACCACGCCTCGAAGACATGGCCCTGCCCACAGCGAAGGTCGAAAACGATCACAGTGCCTCGACTTCCGGGATCGCCCGGCGATGCTGGAGCACCGGTACCCGGGCCCGCGCATTCTCGACCCGCGTCATATCGATCTCGGCAAAGCCAAGGCCAGCCGCCTCGCCCATATCGAGCAGCAACTCGCCCCAGGGATCGCTGACCAGCGAATGGCCATAGGTGGCGCGGCCATCCTCATGGACGCCGGTCTGCGCCGCCGCGATGACGAACGCCGCCGCTTCGATCGCCCGCGCGCGCATCAGCACATGCCAGTGCGCCGCGCCGGTCGGGCGGGTGAAGGCGGCTGGAATCGCCAGCAGCGTCGCGCCGGCGTCGCTCAATGCGCGAAACAGATCGGGAAAGCGCAGATCGTAGCAGATCGCGAGACCCAGCACGCCCAGCGGGGTGCGCACCGTCACTGCCCGCTCGCCCGCCGCATAACTGTTCGACTCGCGCCAGCTTTCGCCGGTCGGCAGGTCGACGTCGAACAGATGCATCTTGTCGTAGCTTGCCCGGATCGCGCCGCTGGCATCGATCACATAGCCGCGATTGGCCAGCTTGCCGTCATCGCGCAGGATGGCGAGGCTGCCGATATGGACCCAGATGCCCGCCTTCGCCGCCGCCTCGCGCACCGCGGCGAGCAC is a genomic window of Sphingomonas sp. containing:
- a CDS encoding DUF1178 family protein, with the translated sequence MIVFDLRCGQGHVFEAWFGSSAAFAEQKASGLVACPVCGSGEVDKAVMAPNVAAKGNQGAAIPPEAMKAAMAALAAAQGKALENSTWVGTAFADKARSMHLGEVPVAQIHGQATADEARALIDEGVPVAPLPLPVVPPEASN
- a CDS encoding carbon-nitrogen hydrolase family protein gives rise to the protein MTRAALLQMTSGIDPRANARTIVAGVEQAAAGGAAMLFTPEMSGLVDRDRDRAAASLAHEGDDRVLAAVREAAAKAGIWVHIGSLAILRDDGKLANRGYVIDASGAIRASYDKMHLFDVDLPTGESWRESNSYAAGERAVTVRTPLGVLGLAICYDLRFPDLFRALSDAGATLLAIPAAFTRPTGAAHWHVLMRARAIEAAAFVIAAAQTGVHEDGRATYGHSLVSDPWGELLLDMGEAAGLGFAEIDMTRVENARARVPVLQHRRAIPEVEAL